The window CTGGCGTGTGACATTTATCATTTGGGGTTTTTTAATTGCGAACATTTCTAAGAAGGTGTAAACATATTTTTTAAATTTTCCAAACATTTTCTCAATAAACTTGAATATTTGTAAAAATTGATGAAAACTTAGAAGAAAATGAAAATTTCAAAAAGCAAAAAAAGAGGGAAAAAGGAAACAAACTGGACCAGAACCTTTTgcaaggttcccaaaaccggttAACAACCAGCGAAGAACTATTCTAGAAGGTTGTGAATACCGGAAAAATTGGCCGGCCCAGTTTCAGTCGCTAGCCACAAAAAGAGATAATCAGATAAACGCAGCGAGTGATTTGTTCAGCCAGCTAGCCCGCCATCGTGGGGGAGAGGGAGTCCGGCGGCCTATTCGATCGATCGTTCGTGCGATATCTCGTGGATACAGGTCTTGTCGGTGCACGTGCGGATGTATTGGGTTTCCGGTTAGGCCGGGGCGGTTGCCATGTCTGTCGATCCACCAGGTTGGAGCTAGCTATAGCCACTGGTACAAGACATGGGGTCGGAACGCTCATGCGCGTCGTTGGTCCGCGACAGGAGACGCATGCCGCTGGTCCGTCATCGTAGCCATGGTGCTGGAGGATGACGGCTGGTCCAAGGAAGGTTCGACCGATCGCGGAAACCAGCAAAGCATGGACCACTACTAATTAGCAACAGGAGTATGTAGCTGAGTTGCCAAAGATACACAGTGCTCGGGCTCCTGTTAAGCGCAATTAACGATGGGGAAAGCACATTGACATCTAGAGTACTGTCAAGCGAGCCTACCGTGGAACGCGATGACACGCGACCGCGCAACGCAAGGCGCACGATCGCCCGTCGACACGCGCACCGCGGCACGAACACGATGCTCGCTCCGGTCGACCTGACTCGACCAACCACGCACAGGGCACGCGTCCGGGCTCGGGAGCCGGCGGGAGAGGGACACGAGGATGGAAGGATCGCGCGCTCAAAGATGCCGCTCCAAAAGGGAAGCAGCAGAAGTGAGCGTTAAGCACAAGGCTCTGCGCCTGCGCCGCGCGCATCAGAgtctcctccctccctcccattCCCATCTCAACCCACCTCGCCAGCCTCCGCAGCTCTGCTCGCCACCGCAATCGAACGAATCCAATCGACCCACCGCGTGGAGGCGCTTCTATAGGCGGAGCGGCCAATAAACAAGTCCAGATGGGGACGCCAGCGCCGTGAGAGCGGGCGGAGGCGACGATGCGGGCCAGGGAGATGCACCCGCTCTGCTGCCTCGCAGCGGACTACTGCcccgggggcggcggcgccgccgaggacgacgacggggactgctccccgccgcccgcggacggggcggcggtggcgggggtGCTGCACAAGTGGACCAACATCGGCAGGGGCTGGCGCCCGCGCTGGTTCGCGATCCGCGGCGGCGTGCTCGCCTACTCGAAGATCCGCCGCCGCGTCGCGGCGGaggagacgccgccgccgccgccggccgagCTCGCCGTGGGCGCGGGCGTCAGGGTGATCGGGGGCGCGGACCGCGGCGCCGGGGAGCGGCCCATCGGATTCGTCCATCTCAAGGTCTCGTACCATCTCCGCCCCCTCCGTTTCCCGTCCGCTACGCTACCATGATCCCATTGCTTACATAGATAGCTTCCACACAACTCGCACCAGTAGCGAAACATCGAGCGGTTCGTTCCGGAGGGCGCAGCGCATTTCATCTGGCCGGCGATTCAACTATTTTTAGTTTCCCCAGCGATTTCGTAGGTCTTTTTTTTCTTCTCATTACCAAAACGAGTTGGTATTTCCGCGTCGCTCGGATCGGAACAGTTGAACTGTAAAGCGACCCCGTGCTCCCCGGCGCCCCCCGCGAGCGCGCATCGGCAGCCGCACATCGTCGCGATCTGCGGCGGAGATTTTCTTGCAGCCGGGGCTATCTGTCGCTTGTGTCGGATAAAGAGAGAGAGATGCCTTGCTTGGACTGTAGCTGGCTTTTCGCTAGCCGCGGCGAGGATCGGCTACTAGTGCGGAGTGTGAAACAACAGTGTCTGCATCGGCGTGCTACAGAGGCGACCTTGTCGCCGCGCGCGCTCAGGGGAGGAGGGGCCGACAGCCGACTGGCCGGCCGGCGAGATGCTTTAATTCGCGGCACGCGGATGCCCGGCTCTCCCAGCTGTATTTTGTTCAAATGGCACGGCTCCGGCCTATCTGTATTTTGTACAAGGGAGAATAATGGCCGGGCCGATGGGTTGGCGCCTCGGTTTGTGTCGTATTAGATGGATGTCCGTGAGTTTGCTGGGAACGTGGGGGTGGTACGGAGCATCTGTCCATATACCCATTTGAAGGAGCCTTGCCATTTTTCCTTCCCTGATGAGCGGTCTCTTGTCCTTGGCTGCTGCTTGAGTCAGCGTCCTTTATGTGCGCCGGTCCTTTAGATGATAACTGATCAAGTTCTTATCTATAGATGCAACAGTGTGAAATGATATGGCATTACAGTGCTGGGAGGATTCAATAATCATTTGAGTATATGGATTACTCTTCATTGCTCATTATTGGATTTTACATCCTAGGAGACTGATCAAAATATTGTGTTGGAAGGAACTGAAGTATCTGTTGTCGTTGGTCTATACCAACGTGTAATCACCGCATGAATATGTAGATAGCATGGGGCATCACTGTTTTCAACTATAATTTGTGTGCCTTGAACACAAGGGCTTATACTTTTGGCTTAAAGTGCCGGTCTGGTTGGTAATTTTTGTAATTCTTTTGAACTGTTTGTAGATCTCATCATTTAGTGAAAGTAAATCAGATGACAAACGGTTCTATATCATTACCCCAACCAAGACACTTCAGCTGAGGACAGGTTGCGTTAAGGACCGTGTCGCTTGGATTGAAGCACTTGTTTCAGCGAGAAGTGAATATTCTCTTGGTGGTATTTTACCAAGTGACCGGAATGGTGGATCATTTTCTACAGAAAAGCTAAGAGATCGCTTGCATGCTGAAGGTGTTGGTGCAGAAATTGTTAAAGACTGTGAGCAGATTGTTCATTCAGAATTTTCACAGTATCACGTACAGATGAAGCAGCGTTGTGAATCGTATTTAAGCTTTATCGGCAGTCTTCCACGGGAACTTGAGGTAATGCTTCTTGGAACCCTGTGATTAGACTAGACAAATCATGCACTTTTTGGTAGGCTTTCTCTTTTTCTTCAAGCAAATAACGGCGAAGGAACTTGATGGTCATACTGACCAACTTTAGTGACGAATGTACATTAAGAACTTGCGGAGCCCTCTTTagaactatatatatatatatatatatatatatatatatatatatatatatatatatatatatatatatatatatatacacaatTGATGTTCTTAGTTGTGCCAAAAGATGACTGGATATTTTGCTATCATGTCTTCCTTGTATTCAGCAGTCAACCTTTATCAGTAGCTAAATACTGCACTTGCTAGCAATATTATCCCAAGTTTGGTGTCAAACAGGACCACAATCTCAGCCTTTCGTAATAGGTTTAATGGTTTTGTTAGAAGGTGACACCACCAATGGTTGAGACCCTTTTAGAAGTAAAGATGAAGATACTCGACCTATTATAAATGACAAGGAAACCCAATTGTGGTCCAAACATTTCCTCATAATCACTGGAGTTTTAAAAAATATAGTTAAGGAAGGTGAGTTTTATTTTCTTAAAATTTAAAGGAAAAAAAGCAAAAACGTTTGTTTGGAGTCTGGCCCAAAAATCAAATAATAAATTGATGGTACTATATCTGAAATTCTGGTATCGTGAAATCATCTGCTGACTTATTGTGTTCTCTCAGGCAGTTAATTCAGAAGATGCAACTATTCGTGGCAATCCACAGTCGCAGTTGTTCAAGCCTGACTTTTCCAGCTCTGGAAAATGTAGTGGTACTTGTTCTTCTTTTTAGTTTTGGTTTTCTCTAACAGTTATGACTAGCCTTAAATAAAAGTttacttgttatttttcatgcataaTTTTTCCTACCACGGTAAACCTTTACTTTGGATTATTTTCTGTTAGTTTCTCCAAGTACCTGTGTTTTTTCTTGTGCTGATAGAGCACAGGTGTGAAGGTGCTAATTCACATTTTTATTGGACTGCTGATGTTAGACTGCTTCTATTATGGATTTTTCTATTCAGTTCTCCAAGCACCTGTGACTTTTCTTGCACTGCATTTTACCTGGACTGCTTCATGGCTGGTGTTTCTGGAGGGATTTTTCCTTAATATAGCTCCATTTGATCACAGAGAAAAAATTTCAAGCATAACTATTAGTTTTCCATCATACGTAGTTGAGAACGGTTACCAGCGGGGCAGTGACTATCGTTGCCCGTTCGACATCAACATTTCAAGACCATGGTAGAAATTCAAGCATAGCTGACTGTTACAACTCATCTATGTTTGTTTGTTGGATTAATCTGAATATGTAGACCATACATCACTACATCTTTATTTGGCGCATTTTCACTGCAAACACTTCTTCCATGTTTAGTTTATTTCTGCTTACTGCCTACTTTTTCTTCTTTGCCATCAGAATACAGCAACACAGAATCTTCTGAAGATGCTGGTAAACAAGAAATAGGGAGAATGTCAGATGAAGATGAGTTTCATTTCTATGATACAAGGCAAAGTTTTAGCGACGGTGTGGCTAGTCCTGAATTGAAAGTGAGATACTTAAATTATGGGAATGAAGCTTGCAAATTTGGTGACTCATTAGCTGCCGACAAGACCAATGAAGATCTATTATCGTCTGCGAAGAGGCGCTCCAAGTTGCCTGAACCAGTAGAGAAGGAGAGAAGTGTTAGCCTTTGGTCCATGATCAAAGATAATGTTGGCAAGGATCTTACAAGGGTCTGTCTTCCTGTTTATTTTAACGAGCCTTTGTCGTCTCTTCAAAAGTGCTTTGAAGAGTTGGAGTATTCCTATTTATTGGACCGTGCATACGAATGTGGTTTAACGGTATGCCTATTTATATACCTTTCCTGCTTTCTTCTGATCCAAATACTGTTATAAATAAATTAAACATCAGGAAACATTACTTTGCACATGGTTGAATTGCTGTGCATGTATAAATCTGTGTGTAGCACAAACCGAGTAGCATGCACTTTGGCTGTTAAATTTTGCAGATAATGAAGTTATTTTTTATTCCATCAACATTAATATCtaaaatactactccctccgttccaaaatacttgACTTCCATTTGTTCAAAAATGGATGtccctatatactaaaacatgtctagatacatctatattttgacaaatggaaggcatgtattgtagaacggagggagtacatagtGGTGTTTCATGTGTACTTATCCCAGAATTGTGTTGATAGTAATGTCTTTTGCACATATGTTCAGGGCAATGGTCTGATGAGAATTCTTTATGTTGCTGCCTTTGCTGTCTCTGGATATGCTTCCACAGATAGCCGGCCCTGCAAACCTTTCAATCCACTGTTAGGGGAAACTTATGAAGCTGATTACCCTGAAAAGGGGATACGTTTCTTCTCTGAAAAGGTTAGTCTGGTATACAACACATCTGCATTCTGTCATGCGATCCAGTGCACAGTAACAAGATCAAATTCATTTGTAAAGAAATGATAGCCAGGTGGTACGAAGTGTCTTGAAATGTTGTTTGATTAAAAGCATGGTAGTGACATACATGGATATGATGACAAGCCTATTaagagtttcgttgcgtttgatATGACACTCCATCTTTTAGTTAATTTGTTAGTTTATTCTTGGCACTAGGTTAGTCATCATCCGATGGCCATGGCATGCCATTGTGAAGGAAAAGGTTGGAAATTTTGGGGAGACAGCAATCTAAAGAGTAAATTCTGGGGTCAGTCGATTCAAGTGGATCCTAGTGGCATATTAACCCTAGAGTTTGATGATGGAGAAACTTTCCAGTGGAGCAAGGTACATATTCTTCACCAAAGGCACTCATACTATTATAGCTTTCCATGATTACCATTCTCGAAATAATGTTTTGATGATTGCCGATTGCCCGTGCTTTTTAATTTGTGAGTATAGCATACCTATCCTATTCTTCTAGGGAAAAGGCCACAGGGCCCAGCTTATTACTGTTCCTATTCTCCATGGGTTGTTTTATGCACCCCAATTTAATTTCTACCTTTAGATATCATGGTTTCATTTATTTCTAGAATACACTGCCACTACTCACATGAAGCTTGGAGATGCGCAAGAAGAATTGAATATCTTTTTGAATTAATACCTATAACATTTTTCTTTTCCTTGTAAGGTTACAACCACAATTAATAACCTTATCATTGGTCGAGTATATTGCCATCACCATGGCACAATGAATATTAGTGGAAACAAAAAATATTCATGCAAGCTGATGTTTAAAGAGCAGTCTTTTCTCGAACGTAATCCTCGCCAGGTATGACGAACAATTTCCATCAAACTTCGCCCTGTCCCTTTGCTTATGTAGATCGTACTAATATATATAATTCTATGCAAGGTTCAAGGCTTTGTTAAAGATGCTGATGGCACCAAGGTTGCATCCCTGATGGGCAAGTGGGACGAGAGCATGTATTGCGTTGTTAGTGATGATGCTTCTAAGCTGAGCTCTCATATTTCACATCAGAGTGCTGGCGCTACCTTGTTGTGGAAGAAAAATGAGCCTCCAGCAGATCCCACTCGATATAACTTGTCATCATTTGCGATTACTTTAAATGAGCTGACTCCAGGGCTTAAGGTAGAGATACAACATGCATTAAATAGCTCGTTATTGTCACCTTTTATTATCTCTGAACCTAAAAAAACAATTTTGTCATTTGTTTAGGAGAAGCTTCCACCAACAGATTCAAGACTCAGACCAGACCAGCGACATCTAGAGAATGGGGAGTACGAAAAGGCCAACTCTGAGAAACTGCGCCTCGAGACCAGACAACGAATGGTATAATACCCTAGTTGTTTATACTGTCCGAACATTTTCCTGTAAAACTACATATTGCTTACCTTTATTCACATTGCTTGTACATGGCAGCACGTTGAGTTTTTCATAGTTCTTTTTCATATTTTTGCTTACACTGAAGAAGTACCTGTCTGGTCCTTATCTGCCCTAACTGATGGTTATTTCTTTTTCCTCTTAAACAGGCAAGGAACATGCAGGAGAGTGGCTGGAAGCCAAGATGGTTCCAAAGGGACAGCGAGCATGGAACATACCGCTATGTCGGAGGCTACTGGGAGGCAAGGGAACAGACGAAATGGGTTGGATGCAGTGACATATTTGGCAGTTTCTGCGACAATCCAAAGCCACGGGTGTCCACGCTGTACACCAGCGCGAGTGTCTAAGGAGGCAGTAGTAGGCGTTGACAGCATATTAATTTTTCAAAGGTACATAATTGATTGGTTCCTCTCACATCTATGGTACAAAGAAGAGCTAAGATGTTCTCCTTGTTGTCCTATACACATACACAAACGCTGGGACATTAAGCGCAACCAAATCCCTAATTTGATATACCGGTATACTTTTGCTAACATTGTTGCTAAAATAGTCAATAATATCATTTCCCTTGTCTCCGGTGAGAATGGGTGACAAGTATGTTTAGCTTACTGGCGAGGAGGCAACATGGTACAAGTTTAAAATATTGTTTACTCCATGAATCAAAGTGATGCTTAGAGTGATGTGTTTTTTGCGTAACATAGTTAAGTGTGTGGCGAGAGATCTCATCTCAATCTTAGTCCTGGTACGGTTGATGTAACCCCAAATTGAACTAACCATCATGAGTAACTGATATGGTTTCTCTGTAGAAGTGAAGATATTTGGCTGGTGAGCATTTGATTATATGAATGCTCTGATGCTCCTGGATCGTAGATGGCATGTTCATCTACCTTTAGGGtctctttgattcaaaggatcaTACTACATTCTATAGGAAATCAATAATCCTCTTCAACCTCTTAAAAAgaatattttccttttcttttgatGTTTATCACAAACTCAGATCCCATAAAATCCAAATGGGCATGACATTTCAATCTCGTGTATTTTTCATTTATGTGTTAATACAATCATGCAATCAAAGAGGCCAGCATCTACAATGGCTTACGCTTGTATGGGCGCTAATACAGGGGAAAGAAACAAAGAATTTTAAAAGGCATCCCCTGGCAGTTTTGAGCCGACGATGGGGTTCGAAAAACGAACCCTAATCAGCCACCGGGACTCGACAAACCAACAGCTAATTGGCCAGGAATCTTACCATGACGCCCATGCTAAGCGTCCGCATTAGTTGCTTAGTAAAATAGACTAAAATGTTCTTAAACATCAGTGCTTATCTCTATCGGAGGATACCTAATTAAGAAGCATCAAAGTGTAGCAGTTACACCATAAACAACAAAATTAACGCACCTCATAGACCAAATCTGTGATAGATAACTTTTTGACAGCCACTACCACAAAGTGGAGCGACAACATACAATGTTATACAAGTCATAGTACGAAGGGCTCAATCTTTAAATATGATCCAATGCAAATAGTTAATGaattaattccaaatgcccaaaataaatatttctgggctcctgaaaatattggtttgattttacCTCTGGCCAATATCTTCAGAGTTGGAaattttcttggacctatttgaagcaGTTTTTATCTTGATCATTTCcaaaatgatttctgaggctttcaaaTGTTCCCAAATTCAAATTtaattgaaatttaaacatgatgtaagcaacatgcaaacactaagcattaccagaagctagggatgtgacaactctcACTGATAGGTTTTCTTCAGTTAAATCCTGATGGAATATGTTAATAGAAGGGAGAGTTTTGTTTTGGCGCCTGTAGCAATAGCAGAAAGAAATAACCTCATTGTTCAAAATTTAGTATTTGACGACCAAGATTCATCTCTACGACATCCAAAGGAATTTGTATTTGCATACCAAATACGCAATGCCAGTAAATTCTTGGTCCAATTGAAGCGCAGAGAAGTTTTTAATGTGCACATCATATTGTTTCTCTTGTTTCACAATCTGCGAGTGACATGAATCTAGCTGAAACaacatactccctctgtaaactaatataagagcgtttagatcattaAAATAGTAATCTAAACACTATTATATTAGTTTATGGAGGGAGTAATAGGTAGGAAAGGTGCACATGAGGGGGTAGCAATTAATCTTACTTGTCGTCCTAGTGGAGGAGGTAGAAGCAGTCGAGCTTCTTCGCATCCGGCGACTGTGCCGCCACATTCGTGACCACCTGCACAACAAGGTGCAGGAGGGAGAGCCGGTAGGAGAGGTGCTGCCACCTCGTAGAGACTAGGTCGGCGTAGACCACCGGCTCTATTAAGATGAAGACTGGCTCTATTTCCCTATAACAATTTTGGTGTTCTTTGCTTACTAGTATTTCTTTCCTTGACAGCCAAGCCATCATTATAATGTATATTTTTCCCTGTTCTTAATGCAACGATAGTAACAAAAAGATTAATTCCACATGCACACAAAGGTGCATATTTTATACCTTTACTTTTTTGTCTCTTTGGGATCAATCTTATTTGCTTGCATCATTGATATCAAAATTACATCTTCCTTGAACCAAGAAGTCATTAGTTAAAAGTGTAAAATTGATGATAAAATTGGACGATGGGTTGCCTTGGATGGAGCATGTGCAAACGATGTTTCGGCAAACTCGCCGGAACAGCGAGATTGAAAGCTTTGGGTGTGGATGCAACCGATGTCTGACGGCGTACATGAGGAGTTTGTCGTAGTCAATTGCGATCATCGCTTGTCCCGCGCCTGTGAAAAAAAACCAAGATTTGCACTGGAACTCACGTTGAGTTGCATAATTACAGATTACATGTTTAAGAATCACACAAATCCGATATAACGTGCATACAATACATGCAAAGTTGTACATTTGCTAACACAAAGTGCAAGCTATTGTTCTGGTTTGTGAACATCAGTAGCGAGTTACCCAAGTACCATCATATCAGTGGGTGCGTCTGAACCAAATCGTCTTAGGGTGTTTATTATGGCTTGCAGAGAAAACGGTCTGGAATTTTCACTTGGAGAAGATTCTCGTAAACTGGCTCACGCAACTAAGCCCTAGATGTGTTGTTCCAGCTTGACACCTTCCCCTACTCTTACCAAGGTTGCTCTCGCTGGCAAGCTCACATTCTTCCTGTTTACGTTGTGTTTGATGTTTGCTTTAAGGGCGAATTAGAGGTCACCCATGGGCTTCAAAGTTGAGCCAGCGATAGCAAGGTCGATGAGGAGCGAGAACGTGCATGCCGCGTTCACCCCAGCTCATCCTCCTCGCCGGCGCCACAGGGATCGAGTCGTTGCCGACACATGCTCATAGCTAGGAGGCTAGGAGCACAGGAGGCCACGTTGGTGTGAGCGATGCCTAATATCGTCATGCCGGGGACTGAGGCAGCAATGATTAGTCTCTTGTGTACAACACTCAACTTCGATTTGGCGAACCTATGAAGATACATCCGAAGAAGTTGTCCCTAAGCACAGTGCGCTCGTTGCCAGCCACACACCCACCCACTCAGCATCCTCCAAGTACTCCGTTGGGTCGCCATCTATGTCGTCACCACGAGGATGATGACGGGAGCGCGAGAAGGCGAGCCCAGAGGACACCCTCGAGGGTAGGGCTGAGCGGGAGGCTCAAGCACTGCAGGGAGCCACCGCCCTGGGCGCGCAATGTGTCGGTGGGGATGGGGGAAGCAGAGCCACAACAAGTGAGCCTGGGTGAGGGTTGGTGCGTTCGGTTGGATGTAATCGGCACATGCTAAGGAAAAGAAGATAAGCTCCTATTTTGGACATGGACACGGATACAATCAGTCTTTCCTAGGCTATACCGTATACGACTTGGACTCACACGAACAAGCGCACGGACGAACCGGAATAGAGGGTTTATTTCATAAAAGTTATTAGGAGTTTTTCTACAAACATGCGTGATGGACCGGACCAAGAATATCACCTCCTTCAAATACTAGCAAAAGGGCCCATGTGTTACAATGGGAGAAAAGAAATTCATAATCTTCAATGGCCATGACCATATTTTGCCACATCACCGAGAAA is drawn from Aegilops tauschii subsp. strangulata cultivar AL8/78 chromosome 1, Aet v6.0, whole genome shotgun sequence and contains these coding sequences:
- the LOC109761289 gene encoding oxysterol-binding protein-related protein 1B, which codes for MRAREMHPLCCLAADYCPGGGGAAEDDDGDCSPPPADGAAVAGVLHKWTNIGRGWRPRWFAIRGGVLAYSKIRRRVAAEETPPPPPAELAVGAGVRVIGGADRGAGERPIGFVHLKISSFSESKSDDKRFYIITPTKTLQLRTGCVKDRVAWIEALVSARSEYSLGGILPSDRNGGSFSTEKLRDRLHAEGVGAEIVKDCEQIVHSEFSQYHVQMKQRCESYLSFIGSLPRELEAVNSEDATIRGNPQSQLFKPDFSSSGKCSEYSNTESSEDAGKQEIGRMSDEDEFHFYDTRQSFSDGVASPELKVRYLNYGNEACKFGDSLAADKTNEDLLSSAKRRSKLPEPVEKERSVSLWSMIKDNVGKDLTRVCLPVYFNEPLSSLQKCFEELEYSYLLDRAYECGLTGNGLMRILYVAAFAVSGYASTDSRPCKPFNPLLGETYEADYPEKGIRFFSEKVSHHPMAMACHCEGKGWKFWGDSNLKSKFWGQSIQVDPSGILTLEFDDGETFQWSKVTTTINNLIIGRVYCHHHGTMNISGNKKYSCKLMFKEQSFLERNPRQVQGFVKDADGTKVASLMGKWDESMYCVVSDDASKLSSHISHQSAGATLLWKKNEPPADPTRYNLSSFAITLNELTPGLKEKLPPTDSRLRPDQRHLENGEYEKANSEKLRLETRQRMARNMQESGWKPRWFQRDSEHGTYRYVGGYWEAREQTKWVGCSDIFGSFCDNPKPRVSTLYTSASV